A single window of Desulfuromonas sp. TF DNA harbors:
- the rpmG gene encoding 50S ribosomal protein L33, which translates to MRDIVTLACTECKQRNYTTTKNKRNTPDKLEFSKYCRFCRKHTPHKETK; encoded by the coding sequence ATGCGGGACATTGTTACCCTGGCTTGCACCGAATGTAAGCAGCGCAATTACACTACGACCAAGAACAAGAGGAATACTCCCGACAAGCTGGAGTTCAGCAAATACTGCAGGTTCTGCCGGAAGCATACCCCTCACAAGGAAACCAAGTAA
- the rplL gene encoding 50S ribosomal protein L7/L12, with protein sequence MAEITKEQVVEFIEKMSVLELSVLVKELEDKFGVSAAAPVSFAAGPAAAEAAPVEEKDEFDVVLTAAGDKKINVIKVVRAVTGLGLKEAKDLVDGAPQTVKEGANKADAEELKKQLEEAGASVELK encoded by the coding sequence ATGGCTGAAATCACCAAAGAACAAGTTGTCGAATTTATCGAGAAAATGTCTGTCCTTGAGCTGTCCGTACTGGTTAAGGAACTGGAAGACAAGTTCGGCGTATCCGCCGCTGCCCCGGTTTCCTTTGCCGCCGGTCCCGCTGCCGCCGAGGCTGCTCCCGTCGAGGAAAAAGACGAGTTCGACGTTGTGCTCACCGCCGCCGGCGACAAGAAAATCAATGTCATCAAAGTCGTCCGTGCTGTTACCGGCCTGGGCCTCAAGGAAGCCAAGGACCTTGTTGACGGCGCCCCCCAGACCGTCAAGGAAGGTGCCAACAAGGCAGACGCCGAGGAACTCAAGAAGCAGCTTGAGGAAGCTGGCGCTTCCGTGGAGCTTAAATAG
- the secE gene encoding preprotein translocase subunit SecE, which yields MGVKIVLGKATEFITNVRGELKKVTWPTRKDTYASTLVVIVLVLAVAVFLWMVDSVLSTLIRVLLS from the coding sequence ATGGGGGTTAAAATAGTGCTTGGCAAAGCGACAGAATTCATCACCAATGTCAGAGGTGAGCTGAAGAAAGTAACCTGGCCGACCCGGAAGGACACGTATGCTTCCACTTTGGTTGTCATCGTTCTGGTTCTGGCTGTCGCCGTCTTTTTGTGGATGGTCGATTCGGTTCTTTCGACCCTGATCCGCGTTCTGCTTAGCTGA
- the rplA gene encoding 50S ribosomal protein L1 — protein MPTGKQHKAAKSKIDRSQVLPVDEAITLVKETAYAKFDETVDICVRLGVDPRKADQMVRGAVVLPNGLGKTVRVLVFAKGEKAQEAQDAGADYVGGDDLVAKIQGGWFDFDTAIATPDMMGTVGKIGKLLGPRGLMPNPKVGTVTFDVGRAVTESKSGKIEYRVEKAGIIHAPVGKVSFDADKLKGNIVALMEALIKAKPSTSKGTYLKKISLSSTMGPGVNIDVPAVQALVK, from the coding sequence ATGCCTACAGGAAAACAACATAAAGCAGCCAAGTCCAAGATCGACCGGTCACAGGTCCTCCCCGTCGACGAGGCGATTACGCTGGTGAAAGAAACGGCCTACGCCAAGTTCGACGAAACCGTCGACATCTGCGTCCGCCTCGGGGTTGATCCCCGCAAGGCAGACCAGATGGTGCGTGGCGCCGTGGTTTTGCCCAACGGACTCGGCAAGACGGTGCGGGTGCTGGTTTTTGCCAAGGGCGAGAAGGCTCAGGAGGCCCAGGACGCCGGGGCCGACTATGTCGGTGGTGACGATCTGGTGGCCAAGATACAGGGAGGCTGGTTCGATTTCGATACCGCCATCGCAACTCCCGACATGATGGGAACCGTCGGCAAAATCGGAAAGTTGCTTGGACCCAGGGGACTGATGCCGAATCCCAAGGTCGGAACAGTGACTTTCGATGTAGGTCGTGCGGTCACAGAGTCGAAATCCGGCAAGATCGAATATCGTGTGGAAAAAGCCGGGATCATCCATGCACCCGTGGGCAAAGTCTCCTTTGACGCCGACAAGCTCAAGGGAAACATCGTCGCACTCATGGAGGCGCTGATCAAGGCCAAGCCTTCCACCTCGAAAGGCACGTACTTGAAAAAGATCAGTCTTTCGAGCACCATGGGCCCGGGAGTCAATATCGACGTTCCGGCGGTGCAGGCGCTGGTTAAGTAA
- a CDS encoding proline--tRNA ligase — MRYSQYLLNTLKETPADAEVISHQLMLRTGMIRKVAAGIYSYLPMGLRSIRKVERIIREEMDRAGAIELLMPMVIPAELWQESGRWEQYGKELLRFKDRKETEFCLGPTHEEVITDIVRREVKSYRQLPLNLYQIQGKFRDEIRPRFGLMRGREFIMKDAYSFDLDEAGADVAYEKMFQAYRRIFERCGLRFRAVEADTGAIGGTSSHEFMVLAASGEDAIVSCDSCQYAANVEKAELRHSGQTAPPPAEERKKVLTPARKSVEEVALFLGTVPESLVKTLIVQTDEGETVAVLLRGDRELNDIKLCRLLGCNEVELAPEEVVAAVTGAPSGFAGPVGLKLRILADFEVRGMADFITGANEKDAHFAGVNTDRDFTVESFADLRQAVAGDLCPRCSEGRLESWRGIEVGHVFKLGTKYSDALSATVLDDQGKERTLFMGCYGIGVGRTVAAAIEQNHDEQGIIFPMPIAPFQVLVTMLNPNDAEVKDAAEKLYGELQDAGVEVLLDDRDERPGSKFKDADLLGIPLRVTVGARGLKEGALELQERQGGERTMLPVAEAAGLLTDRVRLALA, encoded by the coding sequence CCCATGGGGCTTCGCTCCATCCGCAAGGTGGAGCGGATCATCCGCGAGGAGATGGACCGCGCCGGCGCCATCGAACTGCTCATGCCGATGGTGATCCCCGCCGAGCTATGGCAGGAGTCGGGGCGCTGGGAGCAGTACGGGAAGGAACTGCTGCGTTTCAAGGACCGCAAGGAAACCGAGTTCTGCCTCGGACCTACCCACGAGGAGGTCATTACGGACATCGTGCGCCGGGAGGTGAAATCGTACCGTCAGCTTCCCCTGAATCTCTACCAGATCCAGGGCAAGTTCCGGGACGAGATCCGCCCCCGCTTCGGCCTGATGCGCGGCCGCGAGTTCATCATGAAGGATGCCTATTCCTTCGACCTCGACGAGGCCGGGGCGGACGTCGCCTACGAAAAGATGTTCCAGGCCTACCGGCGCATCTTCGAACGCTGCGGCCTGAGGTTCCGCGCGGTGGAGGCCGACACCGGCGCCATCGGCGGGACCTCCTCCCATGAATTCATGGTCCTGGCCGCCTCGGGGGAGGACGCCATTGTTTCCTGCGACAGCTGCCAGTATGCCGCCAACGTGGAAAAGGCCGAGCTGCGCCACTCCGGGCAGACGGCTCCTCCCCCTGCCGAAGAGCGGAAAAAGGTTCTGACCCCGGCCCGCAAGAGCGTGGAGGAAGTGGCCCTTTTTCTCGGGACGGTTCCCGAGAGCCTGGTGAAGACGCTGATCGTTCAGACCGACGAGGGCGAAACGGTGGCGGTGCTGCTGCGCGGCGACCGGGAACTCAACGACATCAAGCTGTGCCGGCTGCTCGGGTGCAACGAAGTGGAACTGGCCCCCGAAGAGGTGGTTGCAGCGGTAACGGGGGCCCCGAGCGGTTTTGCCGGGCCGGTGGGGCTGAAGCTGCGCATCCTGGCCGATTTCGAGGTGCGGGGAATGGCCGATTTCATTACCGGCGCCAACGAAAAGGATGCCCATTTTGCCGGGGTGAATACGGATCGCGACTTTACCGTCGAGTCCTTCGCCGACCTGCGCCAGGCCGTCGCCGGCGACCTCTGCCCCCGCTGCAGCGAGGGGCGCCTGGAGAGCTGGCGGGGGATTGAGGTGGGCCACGTCTTCAAGCTGGGGACCAAGTACTCCGACGCTCTTTCCGCCACTGTTCTGGATGATCAGGGGAAGGAGCGCACCCTGTTCATGGGCTGCTACGGCATCGGCGTCGGACGCACGGTGGCCGCGGCCATCGAGCAGAACCACGACGAGCAGGGGATCATCTTCCCCATGCCCATCGCTCCCTTTCAGGTACTGGTGACGATGCTCAATCCCAATGATGCGGAAGTAAAGGATGCCGCCGAGAAACTGTACGGGGAGTTGCAGGACGCCGGAGTGGAAGTCCTCCTCGACGACCGGGACGAGCGCCCCGGCAGCAAGTTCAAGGATGCCGACCTGCTCGGGATCCCTCTGCGGGTCACGGTCGGCGCCCGGGGGCTCAAAGAGGGCGCCCTGGAACTGCAGGAGCGGCAAGGAGGCGAAAGGACCATGCTCCCCGTGGCCGAAGCCGCAGGACTGCTGACTGACCGCGTCCGGCTGGCTCTTGCCTGA
- the rplJ gene encoding 50S ribosomal protein L10, translated as MKKSSKELVVSELAEKLASAKASFLADYRGLTVDQVNQLRSKLREVGVDYRVVKNTLLKLAAKDTGAACLEKHLAGPTAIAIVMDDPVAPAKVLSEYAKQNNKFELKAGALEGKLLSLDDIKALSDLPSREVLLAKMLGSMNAPITNFVGVLAAVPRSLVQVLAAIQDKKAA; from the coding sequence TTGAAAAAAAGCAGCAAAGAACTGGTCGTATCCGAACTGGCGGAAAAACTTGCCTCCGCCAAGGCTTCCTTCCTGGCGGATTACCGTGGTCTTACCGTCGATCAGGTCAACCAACTTCGCAGTAAGCTTCGCGAGGTCGGCGTCGATTACCGGGTGGTGAAGAATACCCTGCTGAAGCTTGCGGCCAAGGATACCGGAGCCGCCTGCCTGGAAAAACATCTCGCGGGACCCACGGCCATCGCCATCGTCATGGACGATCCGGTGGCACCCGCCAAGGTGCTCAGCGAATATGCCAAACAGAACAATAAGTTCGAACTGAAGGCCGGAGCCCTGGAAGGCAAACTGTTGTCTCTGGACGACATCAAGGCCCTTTCCGACCTGCCGAGCCGCGAGGTTCTGCTGGCCAAAATGCTCGGTTCCATGAATGCGCCGATCACCAACTTTGTTGGCGTTCTTGCCGCGGTTCCCCGATCTCTGGTTCAGGTTCTCGCCGCAATTCAGGACAAAAAAGCCGCCTGA
- the rlmB gene encoding 23S rRNA (guanosine(2251)-2'-O)-methyltransferase RlmB: MADLIYGINAVREALQGRRRKPLELFILLDAKSARLEDLSEEAGRARIPVRQRERQDLDRLVGHHHHQGAVLKVEPFAYVSLDELLERWRTSGRKAFFLLLDGITDPHNLGALLRSADAAGCHGVIVPKDRSCPVTAVVDKASAGALEHIPLAQVTNLARTIEELKREGVWVYGLAGDAETELLYGADLCGDLALVVGSEGEGLRPNVRRHCDGLFAIPMRGGVASLNASVAAGVALFEVVRQREV, translated from the coding sequence GTGGCCGATCTGATTTATGGTATCAATGCTGTTCGGGAGGCCCTCCAGGGCCGGAGGCGAAAGCCCCTTGAACTCTTTATCCTGCTCGACGCGAAGTCGGCCCGCCTCGAGGACCTCTCGGAGGAAGCCGGCCGGGCAAGGATCCCGGTGCGCCAGCGGGAGCGGCAGGATCTTGACCGTCTCGTCGGACACCATCATCACCAGGGCGCCGTGCTCAAGGTGGAGCCCTTCGCCTATGTTTCTCTCGATGAACTGCTGGAGCGCTGGCGGACGTCGGGACGCAAGGCCTTTTTCCTCCTTCTCGATGGCATCACCGATCCCCACAATCTGGGAGCGCTGCTGCGCAGCGCGGACGCTGCCGGCTGTCACGGAGTCATCGTCCCGAAGGACCGCTCCTGCCCAGTCACCGCCGTGGTGGACAAGGCATCAGCCGGGGCGCTGGAGCACATACCCCTGGCCCAAGTGACCAACCTTGCCCGCACGATTGAAGAACTGAAGCGTGAAGGTGTGTGGGTCTACGGCCTGGCCGGGGATGCAGAGACGGAACTCCTTTACGGCGCCGATCTTTGCGGCGACCTGGCCCTGGTGGTGGGAAGCGAAGGGGAAGGTCTTCGGCCCAATGTTCGCAGGCACTGCGACGGACTGTTCGCCATCCCGATGCGCGGAGGCGTCGCGTCTCTCAATGCCTCGGTTGCAGCCGGCGTAGCTCTGTTCGAAGTGGTGCGCCAACGTGAAGTCTAG
- the rplK gene encoding 50S ribosomal protein L11 has protein sequence CKAFNAKTQGEEGMITPVVITVFGDRSFSFITKTPPAAVLLMKAAKIPKGSGVPNKNKVGKVTRDQVREIAQLKMPDLNAFDIEAAVKTIEGTARSMGLEIV, from the coding sequence TGCAAGGCGTTCAACGCCAAGACCCAGGGCGAGGAGGGGATGATCACTCCCGTCGTAATCACCGTTTTCGGCGACCGTTCTTTTTCCTTTATCACAAAAACGCCTCCGGCCGCGGTCCTGTTGATGAAGGCCGCCAAAATCCCGAAAGGCTCCGGCGTTCCCAACAAGAACAAGGTAGGGAAGGTGACCAGGGATCAGGTCCGCGAAATCGCTCAGCTCAAGATGCCGGACCTCAACGCCTTCGATATCGAGGCCGCGGTGAAAACCATCGAGGGCACCGCCCGCAGCATGGGTCTGGAAATCGTCTAA
- the nusG gene encoding transcription termination/antitermination protein NusG, whose amino-acid sequence MAMRWYGVHTYSGYENKVKLNLEERIRALGAEEMFAEVLIPSETVIELKKGERRTSSRKFFPGYILVRMELNNETWHIVKDTPKVTGFVGGGTTPPAIPDEEVAKITARMEEGVERPKPKVAFEVGETVRVVDGPFLNFTGVVEDVKPDKGKLKVMVSIFGRVTPVELEFIQVEKTS is encoded by the coding sequence ATGGCAATGCGATGGTACGGGGTACATACCTACTCTGGCTATGAGAACAAGGTGAAGCTCAACCTTGAAGAACGAATCCGGGCTCTGGGCGCGGAGGAAATGTTCGCAGAGGTGCTGATTCCCTCCGAAACGGTGATCGAGCTTAAAAAGGGCGAGCGGCGGACCTCCTCACGAAAATTCTTTCCAGGCTACATTCTCGTGCGGATGGAGCTGAACAATGAGACCTGGCACATCGTAAAAGATACGCCCAAGGTGACGGGTTTTGTCGGTGGGGGAACGACCCCGCCGGCTATCCCCGATGAAGAGGTCGCAAAGATCACCGCCCGTATGGAAGAAGGGGTGGAACGGCCCAAGCCCAAGGTGGCATTCGAGGTGGGAGAGACCGTTCGGGTCGTTGATGGTCCTTTCCTCAATTTCACGGGCGTAGTGGAGGATGTCAAGCCTGACAAGGGGAAGCTCAAGGTCATGGTCAGTATCTTTGGCCGGGTCACTCCTGTCGAGCTCGAGTTCATACAGGTAGAAAAGACCAGTTGA
- a CDS encoding DUF4388 domain-containing protein produces the protein MKMISVDSRSCIGPLPPAAARDLGSQTLAAVSHSDRHLLLTTIVPGEEVNMAGLLGDLGVADLLSFFNMFRKTGILRFTLEGGGKDLYFQQGEVVFATSSFAEEDLGEIVYGLGKVDRNTLQKARQFVNARNPLGKVLVEKGFVNSKDLWQAIRGQVETIVYHLFTFHQGGYAFIVKALEDEEIVRLSMSTQNLIMEGLRRVDERALFMRRIGSLDAVPVPASQESEGLTGTQKRLMQLVEAEVGDVREVLRRSGVGEFDALRLLYQLVEKGAVRIEEAPPLVVDGELGEILTIYNGALTALYRAVAAKNPDFDQEIRLFLRDLPQPFSYVFREASIEEDGSIVGGKILANLAGLEEGDKKKLLADALSELIYMECIVARQELGTAASAELIRRVQKISSRVKDLVGR, from the coding sequence ATGAAAATGATCTCTGTCGACAGCCGCAGCTGCATCGGACCTCTGCCGCCTGCCGCCGCCCGGGATCTCGGCTCGCAGACGCTTGCGGCTGTTTCCCATTCCGACCGTCACCTTCTGCTGACCACCATCGTCCCGGGTGAGGAGGTGAACATGGCGGGGCTGCTGGGGGACCTCGGCGTCGCCGACCTTCTTTCGTTTTTCAACATGTTCCGCAAGACCGGCATTCTCCGCTTTACTCTGGAGGGCGGCGGCAAGGATCTCTATTTTCAGCAGGGGGAAGTGGTTTTCGCCACCAGCTCCTTTGCCGAAGAAGATCTCGGTGAAATCGTCTACGGGCTGGGGAAGGTGGACCGAAACACCCTGCAGAAGGCCCGCCAGTTCGTCAATGCCCGCAATCCCCTCGGTAAGGTCCTGGTCGAGAAGGGTTTCGTGAATTCAAAGGATCTCTGGCAGGCCATCCGCGGCCAGGTGGAAACGATCGTGTACCACCTCTTCACCTTTCACCAGGGAGGCTACGCCTTTATCGTCAAGGCTCTGGAGGACGAAGAGATCGTCCGACTTTCGATGAGCACGCAGAACCTCATCATGGAGGGGCTGCGCCGGGTGGACGAGCGAGCCCTCTTCATGCGCCGCATCGGCTCCCTCGATGCCGTACCGGTTCCGGCAAGCCAGGAGTCCGAAGGGCTGACCGGCACCCAGAAGCGCCTGATGCAGCTCGTCGAGGCGGAGGTGGGCGATGTCAGGGAAGTTCTGCGCCGCAGCGGAGTGGGCGAGTTCGACGCACTGCGTCTTCTCTATCAACTGGTGGAAAAGGGGGCCGTGCGCATCGAGGAGGCACCACCCCTGGTCGTCGATGGTGAACTCGGAGAGATACTGACCATCTATAACGGAGCGCTGACGGCCCTCTACAGGGCGGTTGCCGCCAAAAACCCCGATTTTGACCAGGAAATCCGGCTTTTCCTCCGAGATCTTCCTCAGCCTTTCTCCTATGTCTTCAGGGAGGCGTCCATCGAGGAAGATGGTTCCATCGTGGGAGGAAAGATTCTGGCCAATCTGGCCGGACTCGAAGAAGGGGACAAGAAGAAACTATTGGCGGACGCCCTCAGTGAACTGATCTACATGGAATGTATTGTCGCCCGGCAGGAATTGGGAACCGCGGCATCGGCGGAACTGATCCGGCGGGTCCAGAAGATTTCAAGCCGGGTGAAAGACCTGGTTGGGAGGTAG
- the pyrF gene encoding orotidine-5'-phosphate decarboxylase gives MKNAARSRLIFALDVDRFEEAENWVKQLRGKVEVFKVGKQLFTRCGPDVVRMIRREGGEVFLDLKYHDIPNTVAKAGVEACRLGVRMFNVHALGGREMMARTVTEVDALWPRGRKERPLLLAVTILTSSTGETLREVGIERSVEEMVPRLARLARDAGMDGVVASPREVGLIREACGRDFVIVTPGVRPSFAALDDQKRVTTPAEAIASGADYLVIGRPISAAADPVAAADRILEEINASLEDG, from the coding sequence ATGAAAAACGCAGCCCGCAGCCGACTCATCTTTGCCCTTGATGTGGACCGTTTCGAAGAAGCGGAAAATTGGGTGAAGCAGCTTCGCGGAAAGGTCGAGGTATTCAAGGTCGGCAAACAGCTCTTCACCCGCTGCGGACCCGACGTGGTCCGCATGATCCGCCGCGAAGGTGGAGAGGTGTTCCTCGATCTCAAATATCACGACATACCCAATACCGTCGCCAAGGCTGGGGTGGAAGCCTGCAGGCTGGGCGTAAGGATGTTTAATGTACATGCCCTGGGAGGTCGGGAAATGATGGCCAGGACGGTGACGGAGGTCGATGCCCTCTGGCCGCGGGGGAGGAAAGAGCGCCCCCTGCTGCTGGCCGTGACCATCCTGACATCCTCTACCGGTGAGACCCTTCGCGAGGTCGGCATCGAGCGTTCGGTGGAGGAGATGGTCCCCCGACTGGCCCGGCTCGCCCGGGACGCCGGGATGGACGGGGTAGTGGCTTCGCCCCGCGAGGTCGGCCTGATTCGTGAAGCCTGCGGCCGCGACTTCGTCATCGTCACTCCGGGAGTGCGCCCCTCCTTTGCCGCTCTCGACGATCAGAAGAGAGTGACCACTCCCGCCGAGGCGATCGCCTCTGGCGCCGATTACCTGGTTATCGGGCGTCCTATCTCGGCTGCCGCCGATCCCGTTGCCGCCGCCGATAGGATTCTGGAGGAAATAAACGCGAGCCTGGAGGATGGTTGA